The window GCATGGAGTGGACGAAAGGCCCGCATCGTAACCAATGTGGAAATCGCGCCTTCGTCCCGCAACGGATTGACCAAGAAGTCGGTGGCGGACTGTCTGCAAACCCGTCCGGTTGATCACCGAGCTCGTTTGGTCAGCGTGCGTGGCAATCTGGAAGACGAGGACCTGGCCAGGATCGACGACGCTTTGAGAATTGTATTCGACATCGGTGGATGACCGGTCACAGGACCTTGTACCCCTTGCCCAGCACCACCCGCATCAGGGCGTCGATGTGGGTGACCTCGGGGTCGAACTCGACGACGGCGACCTGGCGCTCCACCGAGAAATCCACCTCGGCGACGCCGGCGGTGCTTCCGAAGACTTCGGTAAGGTCGGCCACGGCGGCCTCCGTCAGATCGCCGATGGAGATGATGGCGGTCTTGGTGCTCATGGGGTGTCGGGTTTCGCGTCCGAGCCGGAGGGCTGATTCCGCCTCAGTACTCGGTCGATCTCCACGCCGGCGCGTTCGGCGTCCGCCTCGGGTATGTACAGCTCGAAGGCGGCGAAGAGCTGACGCTCCTCGCTGCGGATGTGCTGCTCCAGCAGGTCGCCGAAGTCGAAAAGGAACTTCCGCATCTCCTTCGCGTCGCTCGACCGGGCGACCATGTCGCGGAACTTCCGGTGATCGCTTTCGAGCCGGGCCACCAACTCCCGAGAGTCTTCAAGGCTTGTCATCAGCGGAAAGAGCACCGTCTCTTCGGCCTCGAAATGGGTTTGCAGGTTCTCGCCGAAGAAGCGCGCCGCCTCAGCCGCGCATGCCTCCATGGCCGCCGGGTCGCCGGGGTTGAGCTGGCCGAGGGCGTGCTTGCGGCAGCGCAGTGCCAGCGCCAGGCCGTGGTGGTGGTCGTGGGAGAGCGGTATCAGTGCGGGATGTCGTTTGGCCATGGATTGCCACGCAAATTGACGGTGCCGGGTCTATCGGCTACCCTTCGTGCCACAAAGTTCCTGGAGGGTTGTTATATGGCGGACGACATGATCGTCAAACGCGAAGTGGTGATGGAGGCCGACGCCGAGATGATGGGGCGGCAGCAGAAGCGCGGCGAGGCGCGGGGTTTCACGGTGATGTGCGACGAGGGCGGACACATCGGTGGCGACAACACGGCGCCGCCGCCCATGGCGTATTTCGCGCTGTCCATCGGATTTTGACTGCTCACCCAGCTTTCCCGGTACGGGGAAATGATGAAGGTGAAGATCGACAAGGCGCGCATCCACGTGACCGCGCGCTTCAAGAACGAAGGCTCGGTGTTGCGGGAGACGGTGCATGCCGAGGGCGTCGGCGTCGAGACCAAGCTCGAGGTGGAGTCCGACGAGCCGCCGGAACGCGTGGCCGCGGTGATCCGCAACTCGGAGCAGGGCTGCTACATCATCCAGACGATCAAGAGTCCGACCCCGGTGGAAACGCACGTGACACTCAACGGAGCGGATTTCGATCCGA of the Deltaproteobacteria bacterium genome contains:
- a CDS encoding OsmC-related (seleno)protein; amino-acid sequence: MLTQLSRYGEMMKVKIDKARIHVTARFKNEGSVLRETVHAEGVGVETKLEVESDEPPERVAAVIRNSEQGCYIIQTIKSPTPVETHVTLNGADFDPSRK
- a CDS encoding type II toxin-antitoxin system PemK/MazF family toxin, whose protein sequence is MVIDIDLDPTKGSETGKVRPCVIVTNNTYNARVPVVQVVPLTAWSGRKARIVTNVEIAPSSRNGLTKKSVADCLQTRPVDHRARLVSVRGNLEDEDLARIDDALRIVFDIGG
- a CDS encoding hemerythrin domain-containing protein, which produces MAKRHPALIPLSHDHHHGLALALRCRKHALGQLNPGDPAAMEACAAEAARFFGENLQTHFEAEETVLFPLMTSLEDSRELVARLESDHRKFRDMVARSSDAKEMRKFLFDFGDLLEQHIRSEERQLFAAFELYIPEADAERAGVEIDRVLRRNQPSGSDAKPDTP